CCTTCGATGGCGTCCGCGACGCCGCCCGCCAGATCGCCGGCGTCGCCGTGCGCACCCCCCTGATCGAGAGTCCGGCTCTGAACGAACGGCTGGGCGGGCGGGTGCTGATGAAGGCCGAAACCCTGCAGCATGCGGGGGCCTTCAAATTCCGCGGCGCCTATAACCGCATCAGCCGGCTGACGGATGAGGAGGGGGCGAGGGGGGTCGTGGCCTATTCCTCGGGCAACCACGCCCAGGCCGTGGCGGCCGCCGCGAAGATGGTCGGGACCTCCGCCATTATCGTCATGCCCGCCGACAGTCCCAAGGTGAAGGTCGAGGGCGTCATCGGCTTCGGCGGCGAGGTCCGGATGTACGACCGCTACACCGAGAGCCGCGAGGACATCGGCGAGGAGATCGCGGCCTCGAAGGGCTCCATTCTCGTTCGCCCCTTCGACGACCCCTTCGTCATCGAGGGACAGGGGACCACCGGACTGGAGATTGTCGAACAGGCGCGTGAGGCGGGCGTCGAGGCTCTGGATCAACTGTTGTGCGGCACGTCCGGCGGCGGGCTGATGGCCGGGATCAACCTGTCGATGGCGGCCCTGTCGCCCGCGACGACCGTCTATGGCGTCGAGCCGGCCGACTACAACGACACCCAGATCTCGTTGGCCAAGGGCGAGCGGCTGACC
The genomic region above belongs to Brevundimonas goettingensis and contains:
- a CDS encoding threonine ammonia-lyase, giving the protein MTLHTPSFDGVRDAARQIAGVAVRTPLIESPALNERLGGRVLMKAETLQHAGAFKFRGAYNRISRLTDEEGARGVVAYSSGNHAQAVAAAAKMVGTSAIIVMPADSPKVKVEGVIGFGGEVRMYDRYTESREDIGEEIAASKGSILVRPFDDPFVIEGQGTTGLEIVEQAREAGVEALDQLLCGTSGGGLMAGINLSMAALSPATTVYGVEPADYNDTQISLAKGERLTHAPAKGTICDALMTDRPGELTFPINRRLAAILTVTDAEVAEAVRYAFRTLKLVVEPGGAVSLAALLTGKVSAADKTTVIVLSGGNVDPALFSAIIEDRFEDRFGG